A region from the Solibacillus sp. FSL H8-0523 genome encodes:
- a CDS encoding DNA translocase FtsK: MSWIKNQFNKYFKMDESNEYDEYEEYDEEMEQSTEQNRQRQQDVYQEPQSPKKTFRFPLMDDEYEPQPQQPQQQPKPRVEQQTTGYYNEDNERLSLPNHLQKRPSNEVLNVEVSGIRDLLERRRKGKGHSNVIRTPEQVRKVPVSKEERQVLTKNPKREDSKTVNKEFINPLENRKRFVPTEVPSPVHGFLKPTPIEQLIEKQHDLKHKLEEETPVKIEPAKEAAVEQLTKFDEPIAIMPVADEQVAPQLEKIAISEPQANLPVHKEPVEEVFPPIIEPFELQQQEVMHEPEASVVVEEPIAKDTVIHAEPILFEDEPAVTEPEPIVLEPVLEPLNPPTILLEEEEASPKAQSVEDVLNDVQVKHVTIENSTIHIGQLNVEQLPQQEQDKIMEQAQQMTPTPVQPQPSGSRLPFNVLMLKSDKQKLLTKQYVAQRIEKLDEVPENNSEAEETTPEEVDEQLTNEIIFEQEPIQVEPKVEVQQEQELLEAKPQIVIEPVNEVEELEPVELPEVLEQERLQIEQVVTFTVETPQAGSAEPTNAYEQQVQQAAIGLLEREQPDESIEVHQYDEPMNVPQAEVIEIESIVEIEQLENDPSTSLEIESLEELAQAIGEVSETERVSTSLTVEENLPTPLIEGESIIEVKPQETQAQVNEVVATIVPEAILTPVVEKEPEVAQLVEEPEKKRIPYVKPPLDFLEPPEEMVEDREWMDEQGENLVEALSYFQVQANIESIVQGPAVTQFEITVGQGTKVSKVRNLADDIKLALAAKDIRIDAPIPGKRSIGIEIPNRISRSVRLSEVTDSDSFRNSDSPLEAALGLDLTGKPVTIDLRKMPHGLIAGATGSGKSVCINSILVSLLYKSNPNELKLMLIDPKMVELAPFNHIPHLVSPVITDVKAATAALKWAVEEMERRYQLFMHSGARKIEAYNKMCDENGMHAQKLPYLLIVIDELADLMMMSPQDVEDSIVRITQKARAAGIHLIVATQRPSVDVITGLIKSNIPTRIAFSVSSQIDSRTILDAQGAERLLGRGDMLYLGNGMSAPTRIQGTFVTDEEIEEIIEFVREQGEPEYIFKQEELLKRSEAVEEQDELFEEVCRFVYEQGSASTSLLQRKYHIGYNRAARLIDMLERQGYVSEPKGSKPRDVFITEEDLAIQFGD; this comes from the coding sequence ATGAGTTGGATTAAAAATCAATTTAATAAATATTTTAAGATGGATGAAAGTAATGAATACGATGAATACGAAGAATACGACGAGGAAATGGAACAGTCTACCGAGCAAAACAGGCAAAGACAACAAGACGTCTATCAAGAGCCACAGTCACCTAAGAAGACGTTTCGTTTTCCATTAATGGACGATGAATATGAGCCACAACCACAACAACCACAACAACAGCCGAAACCGCGTGTCGAGCAGCAAACGACGGGCTATTACAATGAGGATAACGAGCGATTATCCTTACCGAATCATTTGCAAAAAAGACCGTCAAATGAGGTGCTTAATGTAGAGGTATCAGGCATTCGTGATCTGTTAGAACGACGCCGTAAAGGGAAAGGGCACTCGAATGTGATTCGCACGCCAGAACAAGTACGTAAAGTGCCAGTATCGAAGGAAGAGCGTCAAGTGCTGACGAAAAATCCGAAGCGTGAAGACAGCAAAACGGTGAATAAGGAATTTATTAATCCGCTTGAAAATCGAAAACGTTTTGTGCCGACGGAAGTGCCATCACCGGTGCATGGCTTTTTAAAGCCAACACCGATTGAGCAGTTGATTGAAAAACAGCATGACTTAAAGCACAAGCTTGAAGAAGAGACGCCCGTTAAGATTGAGCCAGCGAAAGAAGCTGCAGTCGAGCAGCTAACAAAATTCGATGAACCAATAGCTATCATGCCCGTAGCGGATGAACAGGTAGCGCCACAACTAGAAAAAATAGCAATATCAGAGCCACAAGCGAATCTTCCAGTTCATAAAGAGCCAGTTGAAGAAGTGTTTCCACCAATCATTGAGCCATTTGAACTACAGCAACAAGAAGTGATGCATGAACCAGAAGCATCTGTTGTAGTAGAAGAACCGATTGCTAAAGACACTGTAATACACGCAGAGCCAATTTTATTTGAAGATGAGCCTGCTGTGACAGAACCAGAACCAATCGTATTAGAGCCGGTTCTGGAGCCTTTGAATCCACCTACTATTTTGTTAGAAGAAGAGGAAGCTTCACCAAAAGCGCAGTCTGTAGAGGATGTATTAAACGATGTGCAAGTAAAGCATGTGACCATTGAAAACTCCACAATCCATATTGGTCAGCTAAATGTCGAGCAATTACCGCAGCAAGAGCAGGACAAAATAATGGAGCAAGCACAGCAAATGACACCTACGCCAGTACAGCCACAGCCTTCGGGAAGCCGTCTGCCGTTTAATGTGTTAATGCTCAAGTCAGATAAACAAAAGCTCTTAACAAAGCAATACGTTGCACAGCGCATTGAAAAATTAGATGAAGTTCCTGAAAATAATTCAGAAGCGGAAGAAACAACTCCAGAAGAAGTCGATGAACAGTTAACAAATGAAATTATTTTTGAACAAGAGCCGATTCAAGTCGAGCCAAAAGTAGAGGTACAACAAGAGCAAGAACTTCTGGAAGCCAAGCCACAAATCGTGATTGAGCCAGTCAATGAAGTGGAAGAACTGGAACCAGTTGAACTGCCAGAAGTGCTAGAACAAGAGCGTTTACAAATCGAACAAGTAGTGACATTCACAGTAGAGACACCACAAGCTGGAAGCGCGGAGCCAACAAATGCTTACGAGCAACAAGTACAACAAGCAGCAATCGGGTTACTAGAGCGTGAACAACCAGATGAATCGATTGAAGTACATCAGTATGACGAGCCAATGAATGTACCACAAGCAGAAGTGATAGAAATCGAATCAATTGTAGAAATTGAACAATTAGAAAATGACCCATCAACTTCGCTGGAAATTGAGTCATTAGAAGAACTAGCACAAGCCATTGGAGAAGTTTCAGAAACCGAACGAGTATCTACATCGTTAACTGTTGAAGAAAACTTACCGACCCCCCTTATCGAAGGGGAGTCGATTATTGAAGTTAAGCCACAAGAAACACAAGCGCAGGTAAATGAGGTAGTTGCTACGATTGTACCGGAGGCAATCCTAACACCAGTAGTAGAAAAAGAGCCAGAAGTGGCACAACTGGTTGAAGAACCCGAGAAAAAACGCATTCCGTATGTGAAGCCACCACTAGACTTTTTAGAGCCACCAGAGGAAATGGTTGAAGACCGTGAATGGATGGATGAGCAAGGTGAAAATTTAGTAGAAGCCTTATCGTATTTCCAAGTCCAAGCGAACATTGAATCGATCGTTCAAGGGCCGGCAGTTACACAGTTTGAAATTACAGTTGGTCAAGGGACAAAAGTAAGTAAAGTTCGTAACCTAGCAGATGATATTAAACTTGCGCTTGCCGCAAAAGATATTCGTATTGACGCACCAATTCCAGGTAAGCGTTCAATCGGTATTGAAATTCCGAACCGTATTTCTCGTTCAGTGCGCCTGTCAGAAGTAACGGACTCTGATTCATTCCGTAATTCAGACTCACCGTTAGAAGCGGCATTAGGTTTAGATTTAACGGGTAAACCAGTAACAATTGACTTACGCAAAATGCCACACGGATTAATCGCAGGGGCAACCGGCTCAGGAAAATCTGTCTGTATTAACTCGATTTTAGTGAGTTTACTTTATAAGTCCAATCCAAACGAGTTAAAGCTGATGTTAATCGACCCGAAAATGGTGGAGCTTGCACCATTTAACCACATTCCGCATTTAGTGAGTCCGGTTATTACCGATGTAAAAGCCGCAACTGCTGCCTTGAAATGGGCGGTTGAGGAAATGGAACGTCGTTATCAGTTATTTATGCATAGCGGTGCACGTAAAATTGAAGCATACAATAAAATGTGTGACGAAAATGGTATGCACGCGCAAAAGTTACCATACTTATTAATCGTAATTGATGAGTTAGCCGATTTAATGATGATGTCCCCACAAGATGTGGAAGATAGTATTGTGCGCATTACGCAAAAGGCACGTGCTGCAGGAATTCACTTAATCGTTGCGACACAGCGTCCATCAGTAGACGTCATTACGGGCTTAATTAAATCAAATATCCCGACACGTATTGCGTTTTCGGTATCTTCGCAAATCGATTCACGTACGATTTTAGATGCACAAGGAGCGGAGCGCTTACTTGGCCGAGGAGATATGTTATATTTAGGAAACGGTATGTCAGCACCAACTCGTATTCAAGGTACGTTTGTAACGGATGAAGAAATTGAAGAAATTATCGAATTCGTTCGTGAGCAAGGGGAGCCAGAATATATTTTCAAGCAAGAGGAGCTTCTTAAGCGTTCAGAAGCTGTTGAAGAGCAAGACGAATTATTTGAAGAAGTATGCCGTTTTGTTTACGAACAAGGCTCAGCTTCAACCTCTCTCTTACAACGTAAATACCATATTGGCTATAATCGCGCGGCTAGACTAATTGACATGTTAGAGCGTCAAGGGTATGTTTCCGAGCCAAAAGGAAGTAAGCCAAGAGATGTCTTTATTACAGAAGAAGATTTGGCTATTCAATTTGGTGACTAA
- the trmB gene encoding tRNA (guanosine(46)-N7)-methyltransferase TrmB, which yields MRLKHKPWAAEYIAQHQDVIIPNPEDYKGKWHEVFGNNNPVHIEVGTGKGQFVLGMAQQNPEINYIGIELFDSVIVCALEKIEAANKPSNLRLLKVNGEDLEKFFAKNDVDRVYLNFSDPWPKSRHAKRRLTHEGFLKLYETVLVDNGEIHFKTDNRGLFEYSLVSMNQYGMALNYVSLDLHVNMPEDNVMTEYEEKFSKKGQPIYRLECQFKTK from the coding sequence GTGAGATTAAAGCATAAACCATGGGCAGCAGAATATATTGCACAGCATCAAGATGTAATTATTCCAAACCCTGAAGATTATAAAGGCAAGTGGCACGAAGTATTTGGCAACAACAACCCGGTACACATTGAGGTTGGTACGGGTAAAGGCCAATTTGTATTAGGAATGGCACAACAAAACCCGGAAATCAACTATATCGGAATTGAATTATTTGATAGCGTGATTGTTTGTGCATTAGAAAAAATCGAAGCTGCAAACAAACCGTCAAACTTACGTCTACTAAAAGTAAACGGGGAAGATTTAGAAAAATTCTTCGCGAAAAACGATGTAGACCGTGTGTATTTAAACTTCTCGGATCCATGGCCAAAATCGCGTCATGCGAAACGCCGTTTAACACATGAAGGCTTCTTAAAACTTTATGAAACTGTTTTAGTCGATAACGGGGAAATCCATTTCAAAACGGATAACCGTGGTCTTTTTGAATATTCATTAGTAAGCATGAACCAATACGGCATGGCTTTAAACTACGTATCGTTAGATTTACACGTAAATATGCCAGAAGATAATGTAATGACTGAATACGAGGAAAAATTCTCGAAAAAAGGTCAACCGATTTATCGATTAGAATGTCAATTTAAAACAAAATAA
- a CDS encoding DUF84 family protein, producing MKIAVGTENKAKVGAVEAIVREYYPEAQLENLEVASDVSVQPFSNEETRQGAINRARNTLLKTNADLAFGLEGGVDEIEGVMYCCNWGAVAMKDGTVISSSGAQFALPEVIAKELRIGKELGPIMDVYTNTENIRHHQGAIGIFTNNLIDRQQMFEHILKLLVGQVLFKQHNQS from the coding sequence ATGAAAATCGCAGTTGGAACAGAAAATAAAGCAAAGGTTGGCGCGGTAGAAGCGATTGTTCGTGAATACTACCCTGAAGCACAGTTGGAAAATTTAGAAGTGGCATCGGACGTTTCAGTGCAGCCGTTTTCGAATGAAGAAACACGGCAAGGTGCCATTAATCGAGCGCGTAATACTTTACTGAAAACGAATGCGGATTTAGCATTTGGTTTAGAAGGTGGCGTGGATGAAATCGAAGGGGTCATGTACTGCTGTAACTGGGGCGCGGTAGCCATGAAAGACGGCACCGTAATTTCAAGCTCAGGCGCGCAGTTTGCATTACCAGAAGTTATTGCAAAAGAGCTTCGAATAGGTAAGGAACTTGGGCCAATTATGGACGTCTATACCAATACGGAAAATATTCGTCATCATCAAGGGGCGATTGGTATTTTTACGAACAATTTAATCGATCGTCAGCAAATGTTTGAGCATATTTTGAAATTACTTGTAGGACAAGTGTTATTTAAGCAACACAATCAATCATAA
- a CDS encoding MBL fold metallo-hydrolase yields MDRFEFHNMTLTWLEGGVTALDGGAMFGVVPKALWSRKYPVNELNQIELPCEPMLLQYEGKNYLIDTGVGAGKLNEKQLRNFGVSEESSIERSLVELDMKPADIDGILMTHLHFDHAGGLTKWEGEQLVPVFPNADIFVTQTEWDEMRNPNIRSKNTYWKENWEPVQHLVKPFDGELTVAPGIKMIHTGGHSDGHAVIRLEQNGEVALHMADIMPTHAHQNPLWVLAYDDYPMTSVFAKEKLIKEGLANNYRFIFYHDAYYRMIQWDATGKEITDSLKRSKEAKITF; encoded by the coding sequence ATGGATCGTTTTGAATTTCACAACATGACACTTACTTGGTTAGAGGGTGGTGTTACAGCACTAGATGGCGGGGCAATGTTTGGGGTAGTGCCAAAAGCACTGTGGTCTCGCAAATATCCGGTGAATGAGTTGAACCAAATTGAATTACCGTGTGAGCCGATGTTACTGCAATACGAGGGCAAAAATTATTTAATCGACACAGGTGTAGGTGCTGGAAAATTAAATGAAAAGCAACTTCGTAATTTTGGGGTATCAGAAGAATCATCAATCGAACGAAGCCTGGTGGAACTCGACATGAAGCCAGCGGACATCGACGGGATTCTAATGACGCATTTACATTTTGATCATGCAGGCGGTTTAACGAAATGGGAAGGTGAACAGCTTGTACCCGTGTTTCCGAATGCAGACATTTTCGTCACGCAAACGGAATGGGACGAGATGCGTAACCCAAATATTCGTTCAAAAAATACGTACTGGAAAGAAAATTGGGAGCCAGTGCAGCATCTAGTGAAGCCGTTTGACGGGGAACTTACCGTTGCACCAGGTATTAAAATGATCCATACGGGTGGGCATAGTGATGGGCATGCGGTTATTCGCCTAGAGCAAAACGGAGAAGTGGCGCTACATATGGCGGATATTATGCCAACACATGCACACCAAAATCCATTATGGGTATTAGCGTATGACGATTACCCAATGACAAGCGTATTTGCGAAAGAAAAGCTGATAAAAGAAGGGCTAGCAAACAACTACCGTTTTATTTTCTACCATGACGCCTACTACCGTATGATTCAGTGGGATGCAACAGGTAAGGAAATTACCGATAGTCTAAAGCGCTCTAAAGAAGCAAAGATTACATTTTAA
- the ytpR gene encoding YtpR family tRNA-binding protein produces the protein MKVAYNKAHVGDVLLVQLAMESIVKTQMERTGDIAILKEEETGEIKAFNLFNASKYITLDVAGNVDVTPELVEKLEAAIKENGVEISLDVDFSPKFVVGFVESKEKHPNADKLSVCQVNIGEESVQIVCGAPNVEAGQKVVVAKVGAVMPSGLLIKAGNLRGEDSFGMLCSARELAIPGAPEVKGILVLEEDAEVGSAFIVPTR, from the coding sequence ATGAAAGTAGCTTACAACAAAGCACATGTAGGGGACGTATTATTAGTCCAATTAGCAATGGAATCAATCGTAAAAACACAAATGGAGCGTACAGGCGACATCGCAATCTTGAAAGAAGAAGAAACAGGTGAAATCAAAGCCTTTAACTTATTCAATGCAAGCAAATACATCACACTTGATGTAGCGGGTAACGTAGATGTAACACCTGAGTTAGTTGAAAAATTAGAAGCAGCCATCAAAGAAAACGGCGTAGAAATTTCATTAGACGTAGATTTCTCACCTAAATTTGTTGTTGGGTTTGTTGAATCAAAAGAAAAACACCCAAATGCGGATAAATTAAGTGTTTGCCAAGTAAACATCGGTGAAGAATCTGTACAAATTGTATGTGGTGCACCAAATGTTGAAGCGGGTCAAAAAGTAGTGGTAGCCAAAGTTGGCGCAGTAATGCCATCAGGTTTATTAATTAAAGCAGGTAACTTACGCGGTGAAGATTCATTCGGTATGCTTTGCTCAGCACGTGAGTTAGCAATTCCAGGCGCACCAGAAGTAAAAGGTATTTTAGTATTAGAAGAAGATGCTGAGGTAGGTAGCGCATTCATCGTTCCAACTCGATAA
- a CDS encoding M42 family metallopeptidase translates to MNQETLDLFKTLTELPGAPGNERAVRNFMRSELEKYSDEMIQDNLGGIFGVRKAQDENAPKILVAGHMDEVAFMVTSITDNGMIRFQTLGGWWNQVMLAQRVTVYAKDREIPGVIASIPPHLLTDAERAKPMDIKNMLIDIGADSKEDAMNLGVRPGQSIIPVCPFTPMANPNKIMAKAWDNRYGCGLAIELLKELHGKEVQSHIYSGANVMEEVGLRGAAVSANLIKPDLFFALDASPANDTSGDKTQFGQLGNGPLLRIFDRSMVTHRGMREFVLDTAESNNIPYQYFVSPGGTDAGRVHTQNDGIPSAVIGICSRYIHTSASIIHVDDYAAAKELLVKLIQSADRSTIDSIRANV, encoded by the coding sequence GTGAATCAAGAGACATTGGACTTATTTAAAACATTAACAGAGCTTCCTGGTGCACCAGGGAATGAGCGTGCAGTACGTAATTTTATGCGCTCAGAATTAGAAAAATATTCAGATGAAATGATTCAAGACAATTTAGGTGGGATTTTCGGTGTGCGTAAAGCACAGGATGAAAATGCGCCAAAAATTTTAGTAGCCGGTCACATGGACGAAGTAGCTTTCATGGTGACATCGATTACAGATAACGGAATGATTCGTTTCCAAACGCTTGGTGGCTGGTGGAACCAAGTCATGCTAGCACAGCGCGTTACAGTATATGCTAAAGACCGCGAAATTCCAGGGGTTATTGCGTCAATTCCTCCGCACTTATTGACAGATGCAGAGCGTGCAAAACCGATGGACATTAAAAATATGTTGATTGATATCGGTGCAGACTCTAAAGAAGATGCGATGAACTTAGGGGTACGCCCAGGTCAATCGATCATTCCAGTTTGCCCATTCACACCAATGGCCAATCCGAATAAGATCATGGCAAAAGCTTGGGATAACCGTTACGGCTGTGGTTTAGCCATCGAATTATTAAAAGAATTACATGGCAAAGAAGTACAAAGTCATATTTATTCAGGTGCAAACGTTATGGAAGAGGTTGGCTTACGCGGTGCAGCGGTTTCAGCAAACCTAATCAAGCCAGATTTATTCTTCGCACTCGATGCATCACCAGCGAATGATACATCAGGTGACAAAACACAGTTTGGTCAATTAGGAAACGGCCCATTACTACGAATTTTTGACCGTTCTATGGTGACACACCGTGGGATGCGTGAATTCGTGTTAGATACAGCAGAATCAAATAATATCCCGTATCAATACTTTGTTTCACCAGGTGGTACGGATGCAGGTCGCGTGCATACGCAAAATGATGGGATTCCTTCAGCGGTAATCGGCATTTGCTCACGCTACATCCACACGTCTGCATCGATTATTCATGTAGATGACTATGCTGCTGCGAAAGAATTATTAGTGAAATTAATTCAATCAGCAGACCGTTCGACAATCGATTCAATTCGTGCAAACGTGTAA
- a CDS encoding DUF1444 domain-containing protein encodes MESKQLVAELKKKLGEAQYTFTFDEKHDKLRLDHKTIGRGMEISLAGILSKYETKKQTAIDEVIYTIEQTFQAMTREKEQGFDGLASVYPVIRSTSFPQKSNEGHAFVTTDHTAETRIFYALDLGTTFRLIDESMLQKLNVTVEQVREAARFSVKKLPTSVKRDEVSGNIYYFLNQNDGYDASRILNDSFLKEMESQIEGEMTVSVPHQDVLIIGDIRNEVGYDVLAQMTMHFFTVGAVPITSLSFVYEDGHFEPIFILAKNKKKE; translated from the coding sequence ATGGAGTCGAAACAATTAGTCGCCGAGCTAAAAAAGAAACTAGGCGAGGCCCAATATACATTTACATTTGATGAAAAACACGATAAATTACGTCTTGATCATAAAACGATTGGGCGCGGGATGGAGATTTCATTAGCGGGAATTCTATCGAAGTACGAAACAAAAAAACAAACAGCAATTGATGAAGTGATTTATACAATCGAGCAAACATTTCAAGCGATGACACGTGAAAAAGAGCAAGGCTTTGATGGACTGGCATCTGTGTACCCGGTTATTCGCTCAACTTCATTCCCTCAAAAATCAAATGAGGGTCACGCGTTTGTCACAACAGATCATACAGCAGAAACACGTATTTTCTATGCGCTTGATTTAGGCACAACGTTTCGTTTAATTGATGAATCCATGCTACAAAAACTGAATGTAACGGTAGAACAAGTGCGTGAAGCAGCACGTTTTTCTGTCAAAAAATTGCCGACTTCTGTCAAACGTGATGAAGTTTCGGGCAATATCTATTATTTTTTAAATCAGAACGACGGCTATGATGCGAGTCGTATTTTAAATGACAGTTTCCTAAAGGAAATGGAGAGCCAAATTGAAGGCGAAATGACGGTATCTGTACCCCACCAAGATGTATTAATTATTGGTGATATTCGTAACGAAGTAGGTTATGATGTATTAGCACAGATGACGATGCACTTCTTTACTGTGGGAGCCGTACCGATTACGAGTCTTTCATTTGTCTACGAAGACGGTCATTTTGAACCAATCTTTATATTAGCGAAAAACAAGAAAAAGGAGTAA
- a CDS encoding YtxH domain-containing protein, whose protein sequence is MTVEQPVNYNATQDYTQINDAIYGDDKLHAKDFVIGALVGGIVGAAVALLLAPKAGSELRNDVAVQAVTLKDKGIELSGTAKDKTVQLSSQLKEQSTTLVEKVKAKTAKQAPILDDGTVSSEGEEPLDEIIDAVGDAVAEATEGIVDVAQEAQDELLNSTRHSNVE, encoded by the coding sequence ATGACGGTAGAACAACCAGTAAATTACAATGCAACTCAAGATTACACGCAAATTAACGACGCGATTTATGGTGATGACAAACTACATGCAAAAGACTTTGTCATTGGCGCATTAGTTGGAGGCATTGTAGGTGCTGCGGTAGCATTGTTACTTGCACCAAAAGCAGGCAGCGAGCTACGAAACGATGTTGCTGTACAAGCTGTAACATTAAAGGATAAGGGGATTGAGCTTTCAGGGACAGCGAAAGATAAAACCGTGCAGCTTTCTTCCCAGTTAAAAGAGCAATCAACAACGCTTGTTGAAAAGGTAAAAGCAAAAACAGCCAAGCAAGCACCAATTCTAGATGACGGTACGGTTTCTTCTGAAGGCGAAGAGCCATTAGATGAAATTATCGATGCAGTCGGTGATGCAGTAGCTGAGGCTACAGAGGGTATTGTCGATGTGGCACAAGAAGCACAAGACGAGTTATTAAACTCAACACGTCATTCAAATGTAGAATAA
- the murC gene encoding UDP-N-acetylmuramate--L-alanine ligase, which produces MTRYHFTGIKGSGMSSLAQILFDAGEQVQGSDVDTYYFTEQPLRDRGIEILTFDENNITEGLTVIAGNAFPDEHPELVRARDLGIEVIRYHKFLGDYINHYTSIAITGAHGKTSTTGLMSHVVGGYMPTSFLIGDGTGSGKADASYFVMEACEYRRHFLAYHPDYAVMTNIDFDHPDYFTDIEDVYNAFQELAHQVNKAIIACGDDEQLQKIQANVPVIYYGFGQENDFAARNIVKTTEGTEFDVYVRNEFYSKFFIPLFGDHTVLNSLAVISLCHYEGVPANLIQERLLTYGGVKRRFTETKIGNAVLVDDYAHHPTEIAATLQSARQKYPEREVVAIFQPHTFSRTKAFLQNFADSLSPADSVYLCDIFGSAREKQGELSIEDLANLIEGCEVLKLEAIDHLKKHDNAVFLFMGAGDVHKYQDAFEAILK; this is translated from the coding sequence ATGACACGCTATCATTTTACCGGTATTAAAGGTTCAGGCATGAGTTCACTTGCACAAATTTTATTTGATGCTGGAGAGCAAGTACAAGGTTCTGATGTCGACACATATTACTTTACAGAACAGCCTTTACGTGACCGCGGAATTGAAATTTTAACATTTGATGAAAATAATATTACAGAAGGCTTAACAGTCATCGCGGGCAATGCGTTTCCAGATGAGCATCCTGAATTAGTACGTGCACGCGACTTAGGCATAGAAGTCATTCGTTACCACAAGTTTTTAGGTGACTACATTAATCATTACACATCAATCGCGATTACTGGCGCACATGGTAAAACGTCAACAACAGGCTTAATGAGTCATGTTGTCGGTGGTTATATGCCAACTTCGTTTTTAATTGGTGACGGTACAGGATCAGGTAAAGCGGATGCTTCATATTTTGTGATGGAAGCATGTGAATACCGTCGACACTTTTTAGCGTATCACCCAGATTATGCAGTGATGACGAATATCGATTTCGATCACCCGGATTACTTTACTGATATTGAAGATGTGTATAACGCATTCCAAGAGCTAGCACATCAAGTAAATAAAGCGATTATCGCTTGTGGTGACGATGAGCAACTTCAAAAAATTCAAGCAAACGTACCAGTTATTTACTACGGCTTCGGTCAGGAAAATGATTTTGCCGCGCGCAATATCGTGAAAACGACAGAGGGTACGGAGTTTGACGTATATGTACGTAATGAATTTTACAGTAAATTCTTTATTCCGTTATTCGGCGACCATACCGTATTAAACTCACTTGCTGTTATTTCGTTATGTCATTACGAAGGTGTTCCAGCGAATTTAATTCAAGAGCGTTTACTAACATACGGTGGGGTGAAACGTCGCTTCACGGAAACAAAAATTGGTAATGCTGTATTAGTAGATGACTATGCGCATCACCCAACAGAAATTGCGGCAACATTACAATCTGCTCGTCAAAAATATCCAGAGCGTGAAGTAGTCGCGATTTTCCAACCGCATACATTCTCACGTACAAAGGCATTTTTACAAAACTTTGCGGATAGCTTAAGCCCTGCCGATTCGGTCTATTTATGTGACATTTTCGGTTCAGCACGTGAAAAACAAGGCGAGCTATCGATCGAAGACTTAGCAAACTTAATCGAAGGCTGTGAAGTTTTAAAGCTAGAAGCCATTGATCACTTGAAAAAGCATGACAACGCAGTGTTCCTATTTATGGGCGCAGGCGACGTACACAAATACCAAGACGCATTTGAAGCAATTTTGAAATAA
- a CDS encoding DUF948 domain-containing protein, translated as MEVVLYIAALVAAIGFLVLCVSIGMTLFSLKNTLNSIAGTVAGIEGQLEGITRETTTLLTKTNALADDISDKSEKLNSVIDAVKGVGESVNGLNNSVQRVTSSISSEVHKNEDKIAQVVQWSNVAMGIASQWRQRKPIDQDEVVYTSTKTNETPPSMEQKQKFGFLKRK; from the coding sequence ATGGAAGTAGTACTGTATATTGCAGCACTTGTTGCAGCAATCGGCTTTTTAGTATTATGTGTAAGTATTGGTATGACACTGTTTTCACTAAAGAATACGTTAAATTCAATTGCAGGAACAGTTGCAGGGATTGAGGGTCAATTAGAAGGCATCACGCGTGAAACGACAACGTTACTGACAAAAACAAACGCTTTAGCAGATGATATTTCTGATAAATCGGAAAAACTGAATTCTGTCATAGATGCAGTAAAAGGCGTTGGTGAATCGGTAAATGGGTTAAATAACTCTGTACAGCGTGTCACTTCTTCGATTTCTTCAGAAGTTCATAAAAACGAAGACAAAATTGCACAAGTTGTTCAATGGAGTAACGTAGCGATGGGGATTGCCAGTCAATGGCGTCAACGTAAACCAATCGACCAAGATGAGGTTGTATACACAAGTACAAAAACAAACGAAACACCACCATCTATGGAACAAAAGCAAAAGTTTGGCTTTTTAAAACGTAAATAA